In Chryseobacterium shigense, the following proteins share a genomic window:
- a CDS encoding transglutaminase domain-containing protein — MKKNLLTAFCFGILISVNGQKHEFLDPPKFDNADLSKAKSALDENAPAEILYKSVHFDIDTSTGDLRKKVFYRVKIYDKDKAEDWLNLEIPLYKNAHGDEEALNKMKAFVYNLENGAAVATKVDKSSKYKSKESKYTTITKFAFPNVKNGSIIEYQYEVLSPFLYSVPQVVIESDTPALYTEYILDSPSHIAYNVNYTGSLTPKYRMVEEKTMYGMPFKTYRFGYENLKGFKSEKFVKNDRNYRTKVSAELHSTNFGQVKMYSSSWEEIKEKLYKDDDFGEELKKTKLAKELVPSIISGLHSDTEKADAIFNYVKNTFTWNKDRGIYTEDGIKKLLETKTGNAAEINLFLIMMLREAGIKADPLAISTVDNGVINLISPSIVGMNFVIAAVKIKDGYSLYDATSKQASANNLPPRDWNQYGVLMAKEKATLIEMGNATTSFNYLTTEAKINEDGSISGTYSDKDTGSYAMFVKESYDENAEKYKKQYKENFAIDFTGIDSKILENGDFESTMKFTSDNMVDKVGKKMIINPMLFLGKNSNEFDQIDERKYQIDFISSFTKVKKVILEIPEGYIIEAMPKSKKIVTDDKEIEYSYIAEQKGNKLEIISTTKIASPDYPKEYYPAFKQIWGTASKSENQVISLIRKS; from the coding sequence ATGAAAAAAAACTTATTAACAGCTTTCTGCTTCGGAATTTTAATTTCTGTAAACGGTCAGAAACATGAATTTCTGGATCCCCCGAAATTTGATAATGCAGATCTTTCTAAAGCAAAATCTGCACTGGACGAAAATGCACCCGCAGAAATTTTATATAAATCGGTACATTTTGATATTGATACTTCTACCGGGGATCTTAGGAAAAAGGTTTTTTACAGGGTTAAAATTTATGATAAAGATAAAGCAGAAGACTGGTTGAATCTTGAAATTCCGCTGTACAAAAATGCTCATGGTGATGAAGAGGCTTTAAACAAAATGAAAGCATTCGTTTACAATCTGGAAAATGGAGCAGCAGTAGCTACAAAAGTGGATAAAAGTTCAAAGTATAAGAGCAAAGAGAGTAAATATACAACCATAACCAAATTTGCTTTTCCCAATGTGAAAAACGGTTCCATTATAGAATATCAGTATGAAGTTTTATCTCCGTTTTTATATTCGGTTCCACAGGTGGTAATAGAGTCTGACACGCCTGCTCTTTACACCGAATATATTCTGGACAGCCCCTCTCATATAGCTTATAATGTAAACTATACCGGTTCATTAACTCCAAAGTATAGGATGGTGGAAGAAAAAACAATGTATGGAATGCCGTTTAAAACTTATAGATTCGGATATGAAAACTTAAAAGGGTTCAAATCTGAAAAATTTGTCAAAAATGATAGAAATTACCGTACAAAAGTAAGCGCAGAGCTTCACTCTACTAATTTTGGACAAGTGAAAATGTATTCCTCCTCATGGGAAGAAATCAAAGAAAAGCTCTATAAAGATGATGATTTTGGAGAAGAACTGAAAAAAACAAAACTGGCTAAAGAATTAGTACCATCAATTATTTCAGGCCTGCATTCCGATACCGAAAAAGCAGACGCTATTTTTAATTATGTAAAAAATACATTCACCTGGAATAAAGACCGTGGAATCTATACGGAAGACGGAATAAAAAAGCTCTTGGAAACCAAAACAGGAAATGCAGCCGAAATTAATCTCTTTCTCATTATGATGCTTAGAGAAGCTGGTATAAAAGCCGATCCGCTTGCCATTTCCACGGTAGACAACGGCGTGATTAATTTAATTTCTCCTAGTATAGTTGGGATGAATTTTGTAATTGCAGCAGTTAAAATAAAAGATGGGTATAGCCTTTACGATGCCACCTCAAAGCAGGCATCTGCGAACAACCTCCCTCCAAGAGACTGGAACCAGTACGGTGTTCTGATGGCTAAGGAAAAAGCAACCCTGATCGAGATGGGAAATGCCACAACCAGCTTCAATTATCTTACGACAGAAGCAAAAATCAATGAAGATGGTAGTATTTCAGGAACTTATTCTGATAAAGATACCGGTTCATACGCTATGTTTGTTAAAGAAAGCTACGATGAAAATGCTGAAAAGTACAAAAAACAGTACAAAGAAAACTTTGCGATAGACTTTACAGGAATTGATTCTAAAATTCTGGAAAACGGGGATTTTGAAAGCACAATGAAATTCACTTCAGACAACATGGTAGATAAAGTAGGGAAGAAAATGATCATCAATCCTATGCTTTTTCTCGGCAAGAACTCCAACGAATTTGATCAGATTGATGAAAGAAAATATCAGATAGACTTTATTTCATCATTCACGAAAGTTAAAAAAGTTATTCTTGAGATACCGGAAGGCTATATCATAGAAGCCATGCCTAAAAGTAAAAAGATCGTTACAGATGACAAAGAAATAGAATACAGCTACATCGCTGAACAGAAAGGCAACAAACTTGAAATAATTTCTACCACAAAAATTGCCAGCCCGGATTATCCGAAAGAATACTATCCTGCATTCAAACAGATATGGGGAACCGCATCAAAAAGTGAAAACCAGGTGATAAGCCTGATCAGGAAGTCATAA
- a CDS encoding DUF3857 domain-containing protein has translation MIKNIMMTRYKFHITICGLAFNLFFGQHKFLSQPVFNEDDLKKTNSLIEKSAPAEILYNSVRYNFMPDNTIEKEYYSKIKVYDKKNAEEWLNIEIPLFVEDRLDKYDVKVYNLTNGKVEKISIDKKDQLKENFTKGLKIYKLALPNIQDGAVIEYSYKIVTRNVVNLTYFLEYSIPVVYQEYNLEYPDDRLTYHFNNTGNIITPKYHVSSNENRLGALYNIFRFGYENMKPVQKEKFVKDIDRYRGKVKPELKQYKGKYFIYTDAKDWNEVAVQLDRNEEFGGFLKDNVSNILPEQLKNGYNSVEKADKIFSFVKENYKWDRKDAILTTQSLKQLLKTKSGNSAEINLLLIMLLRHAGIEANPLLISTVDNGILNIGSPGLSNLNFVLASVKINGQTYFYDATSFSSRVNILPERDWNDFGILMEKSKGTSFSYSNTNISKKQQEIKASLDIDNSIVKGTFKQNDNGMYAIESYDGFDVNKDKYNQSFATKYNTDIKKVESKLLQDGDFESQMEFSGNNLMDIVGNKIVINPLLFLNNQNESFNQTDTRKYQIDFISAFEKEKKIELEIPENYKVSSLPKDKKIATDDKEISYEYKIETVGNKLVVTSKVNIGSQNYPKEYYPFFKQIWKAISDSENQVITLVKK, from the coding sequence ATGATAAAAAATATTATGATGACTCGTTATAAATTCCATATCACAATATGTGGTTTGGCCTTTAATCTGTTTTTTGGACAGCACAAATTTCTCTCTCAACCGGTCTTTAATGAAGATGATTTAAAGAAAACCAACTCATTGATAGAAAAAAGTGCCCCTGCGGAAATACTCTATAATTCTGTAAGGTATAACTTTATGCCTGATAATACCATTGAAAAAGAATATTATTCAAAAATCAAAGTATATGATAAGAAGAATGCAGAAGAATGGCTGAACATCGAAATTCCTTTATTTGTTGAAGACAGGCTGGATAAATATGACGTGAAAGTATACAATCTTACAAACGGTAAAGTAGAGAAAATTTCAATTGATAAAAAAGATCAGCTTAAAGAAAATTTTACAAAAGGCTTAAAGATCTATAAACTTGCCTTACCTAATATTCAGGATGGGGCAGTCATTGAATATAGTTATAAGATCGTAACGAGAAATGTGGTAAACCTTACTTATTTTCTGGAGTATAGTATTCCGGTTGTTTATCAGGAATATAATTTGGAATATCCGGATGATCGACTGACTTATCATTTTAACAATACAGGAAATATTATCACTCCCAAATATCATGTTTCGAGCAACGAAAATCGTTTGGGGGCATTATATAATATATTCCGTTTCGGATATGAAAATATGAAGCCTGTCCAGAAAGAAAAGTTTGTAAAAGATATAGATCGGTATCGGGGAAAAGTAAAACCGGAGTTGAAGCAATATAAAGGGAAATATTTTATCTATACTGATGCAAAAGACTGGAACGAGGTAGCAGTGCAACTTGACAGGAATGAGGAATTCGGTGGATTTCTTAAGGATAATGTAAGTAATATACTTCCGGAACAGTTAAAGAACGGCTACAATTCTGTAGAAAAGGCAGATAAGATTTTTAGTTTTGTAAAAGAAAATTACAAATGGGACAGAAAGGATGCAATATTGACTACGCAAAGTCTTAAACAGCTCCTGAAAACAAAATCCGGGAATAGTGCGGAAATTAATCTACTTCTGATCATGCTTTTAAGGCACGCAGGAATTGAAGCTAACCCTCTGCTAATTTCTACAGTAGATAATGGAATATTGAATATAGGGTCTCCAGGACTTAGTAATCTGAATTTTGTGCTGGCATCGGTAAAGATCAATGGACAAACCTATTTTTATGATGCTACATCATTTAGTTCGAGAGTAAATATTCTTCCGGAAAGAGATTGGAATGATTTCGGAATTTTAATGGAAAAAAGCAAAGGAACAAGTTTTTCATATTCCAATACAAACATCAGCAAAAAACAACAGGAGATCAAAGCAAGCCTTGACATAGATAATTCCATTGTAAAAGGAACATTTAAACAAAATGATAATGGAATGTATGCTATAGAATCTTACGACGGATTTGATGTAAATAAAGATAAATACAATCAGTCTTTTGCAACTAAGTATAATACAGATATCAAGAAAGTAGAATCAAAACTTCTCCAGGATGGAGATTTTGAATCTCAGATGGAGTTTTCAGGGAATAATTTAATGGATATTGTAGGAAATAAGATAGTAATCAATCCGCTTTTATTTCTGAATAATCAAAATGAATCCTTTAATCAAACTGATACAAGAAAATATCAGATCGATTTTATCTCTGCTTTTGAGAAAGAAAAGAAAATTGAATTGGAAATACCGGAAAACTATAAGGTTTCAAGTCTTCCAAAAGATAAAAAAATTGCTACTGATGATAAGGAAATATCTTATGAATATAAAATTGAAACTGTTGGTAACAAATTGGTCGTTACCTCAAAAGTGAATATAGGAAGCCAGAACTATCCTAAAGAATATTATCCTTTCTTTAAACAGATATGGAAAGCTATTTCAGATTCTGAAAATCAGGTAATTACTTTAGTAAAGAAATAG
- a CDS encoding RsiV family protein, translating into MKNTIAVLAVSSLLAFSSCKKGENITASSDKTEISELEKFTVDSVKVSDSSKVADSLTVSFTSRILVFPTLKDKKLLDSIYFDNKAIKDFSKKGLQAYLDNEKNKYFQSIKSDSKDWISDISYAQKWYSDSHMKLVSNDNDYMHIRYVWSSYEGGAHDNYGFSERVFDLKNNKKLELKDITSMPKAKLEAILMKNINKIGSGTTDSEGEVKNSDMLLVEVIPATDNFYFDQKNLYFHYSPYEITAFAAGDIVIPVSWQELKGTLNTEFKERMKIN; encoded by the coding sequence ATGAAAAACACGATTGCCGTTCTGGCAGTTTCTTCTTTGCTTGCTTTTTCATCATGTAAAAAAGGAGAAAACATAACTGCATCTTCTGACAAAACAGAAATTTCCGAGCTGGAAAAATTTACAGTGGATTCCGTAAAAGTAAGCGATTCTTCAAAAGTAGCAGATTCGCTGACTGTAAGTTTTACATCCAGAATACTCGTTTTCCCGACTCTGAAAGACAAAAAACTGCTGGACAGTATCTATTTTGACAACAAAGCAATCAAGGATTTTTCTAAAAAAGGCCTGCAAGCCTATCTGGACAACGAAAAAAATAAATATTTCCAATCTATAAAGAGCGATAGCAAAGACTGGATTTCAGATATTTCCTATGCACAGAAATGGTATTCAGATTCCCATATGAAATTGGTATCTAATGATAACGATTATATGCATATCAGGTATGTATGGAGTTCATATGAAGGTGGTGCCCACGATAATTACGGGTTTTCAGAAAGAGTTTTTGATCTTAAAAACAATAAAAAACTGGAACTTAAAGACATTACTTCAATGCCAAAAGCCAAACTTGAAGCTATACTGATGAAAAATATCAATAAGATTGGCAGTGGTACAACAGACAGTGAAGGGGAAGTGAAAAATTCAGATATGCTGCTGGTAGAAGTCATTCCTGCCACAGATAACTTCTATTTTGATCAGAAAAACCTGTACTTCCACTACAGTCCGTATGAAATTACCGCTTTTGCAGCCGGAGACATTGTTATTCCTGTTTCCTGGCAAGAACTTAAAGGAACATTAAATACAGAATTTAAAGAAAGAATGAAAATAAACTAA
- the gyrB gene encoding DNA topoisomerase (ATP-hydrolyzing) subunit B: protein MSQKQYTASSIQALEGMEHVRMRPSMYIGDVGVRGLHHLVYEVVDNSIDEALAGYCDTIFVSIKEGNGIEVSDNGRGIPVDFHEKEQKSALEVVMTKIGAGGKFDKDSYKVSGGLHGVGVSCVNALSNEMITTVYRDGNVYQQIYSRGKAQTGVEEIGHSDKRGTKQFFQPDDSIFTELVYNYDTLASRLRELSYLNKGITITLTDERETLEDGSFKTEIFYSEGGLKEFVAHIDGNRESIMENVIFMEGERDDIPVEVAMRYNTSFSENLHSYVNNINTHEGGTHLAGFRRALTRTLKKYADDLGIPQKEKVEITGDDFREGLTAVISVKVMEPQFEGQTKTKLGNSEVSGAVDKIVGEMLTNFLEENPNEAKIIVQKVVLAAKARQAAKKAREMVQRKSPMGGSGLPGKLSDCSSKDPAESELFLVEGDSAGGTAKQGRDRHFQAILPLRGKILNVEKSMLHKVYDNEEIKNIYTALGVSVGTEEDSKALNMVKLRYHKIVIMTDADIDGSHISTLILTFFFRFMKELIENGYIYIAQPPLYLLKKGNKKIYAYNEKEREEFTLEMAPDGKGVEVQRYKGLGEMNPEQLWETTLNPEHRILKQVTIDNAVEADSIFSMLMGDEVPPRREFIEKNAKYAKIDA, encoded by the coding sequence ATGAGTCAGAAACAATATACAGCTAGTAGTATTCAGGCATTGGAAGGAATGGAGCACGTACGTATGCGTCCTTCAATGTACATTGGTGATGTGGGAGTAAGAGGTCTCCATCATTTGGTTTATGAAGTAGTAGATAACTCTATTGACGAAGCGTTGGCAGGATACTGCGATACGATCTTCGTTAGCATTAAAGAAGGAAACGGAATCGAGGTTAGTGATAACGGTAGAGGTATTCCGGTAGACTTCCATGAAAAAGAACAAAAATCCGCCCTTGAGGTTGTAATGACGAAAATCGGGGCCGGAGGTAAATTTGATAAAGATTCTTACAAAGTTTCCGGAGGTCTTCACGGAGTTGGGGTTTCGTGTGTTAACGCACTTTCCAATGAAATGATTACCACTGTTTACAGAGACGGGAATGTTTATCAGCAGATATATTCAAGAGGAAAAGCACAAACCGGGGTTGAAGAAATTGGTCACAGCGACAAGAGAGGTACCAAACAGTTCTTCCAGCCTGATGATAGTATCTTTACAGAACTGGTTTATAACTATGATACTTTGGCGAGCCGTTTAAGAGAGCTTTCCTACCTTAATAAAGGAATTACCATTACCCTTACCGATGAAAGAGAAACGCTGGAAGACGGTTCTTTCAAAACGGAAATTTTCTATTCTGAGGGAGGTTTAAAGGAATTCGTTGCCCATATTGACGGAAACCGTGAATCTATCATGGAGAACGTAATCTTCATGGAAGGTGAAAGAGATGATATTCCTGTGGAAGTGGCTATGCGTTATAATACTTCATTCAGCGAAAACCTTCACTCTTATGTTAATAACATCAATACCCATGAAGGAGGTACTCACCTTGCGGGTTTCAGACGTGCTTTGACGAGAACTTTGAAGAAGTATGCTGATGATTTGGGAATTCCGCAGAAAGAAAAAGTGGAAATTACCGGTGATGACTTCCGTGAAGGACTTACTGCCGTAATTTCTGTAAAGGTAATGGAACCTCAGTTTGAAGGACAGACTAAAACAAAATTGGGTAACTCCGAAGTTTCAGGTGCTGTAGATAAAATTGTTGGGGAAATGCTTACCAATTTCCTTGAGGAAAATCCTAATGAAGCTAAAATTATTGTTCAGAAAGTAGTTTTGGCGGCAAAAGCCAGACAGGCAGCTAAAAAAGCCCGTGAAATGGTTCAGAGAAAATCACCGATGGGTGGTTCAGGACTTCCGGGAAAACTGTCAGACTGTTCATCCAAAGATCCGGCAGAATCCGAATTGTTCCTGGTGGAGGGAGATTCCGCAGGTGGAACAGCTAAACAGGGTAGAGACAGACACTTCCAGGCAATTTTACCTTTAAGAGGTAAGATCCTGAACGTTGAAAAGTCAATGCTTCACAAAGTATATGATAATGAGGAGATTAAAAATATCTATACTGCCCTTGGAGTTTCTGTAGGAACAGAAGAAGACAGCAAAGCTTTAAATATGGTTAAGCTGAGATACCATAAAATTGTTATCATGACCGATGCTGATATTGATGGTTCCCACATTTCTACGCTTATTCTTACGTTCTTCTTCAGATTCATGAAAGAACTTATTGAGAACGGATATATTTATATTGCCCAGCCACCTTTATATTTATTGAAGAAAGGAAATAAGAAGATATATGCTTATAATGAGAAGGAACGGGAAGAATTTACTTTAGAAATGGCTCCGGATGGAAAAGGCGTGGAAGTTCAGCGTTACAAAGGTCTTGGAGAAATGAACCCTGAACAGCTTTGGGAAACTACGCTAAACCCTGAGCACAGAATTTTAAAACAGGTTACGATTGATAATGCAGTGGAGGCAGATAGTATATTCTCAATGTTGATGGGGGATGAAGTACCGCCAAGAAGAGAATTTATCGAAAAAAATGCAAAATATGCAAAGATTGATGCATAA
- a CDS encoding DUF5684 domain-containing protein produces MLTLLQTDPYEGMDSMTGAAAAGLGIGTMIFGLLAYIFYGYCMYKIFQKAGRQDAWAAFIPIYNIIVLLDIVKKPIWWIILFLIPLVNIYASWVVNDRLAKGFGKETPVYTILLFFFGFIFIPVLALSSDKYDSNRIPNDQ; encoded by the coding sequence ATGTTAACTCTTTTACAAACAGACCCTTATGAAGGGATGGATTCAATGACCGGAGCAGCAGCTGCAGGGCTGGGAATAGGCACTATGATCTTCGGATTGCTGGCTTATATATTTTATGGATACTGTATGTATAAAATATTTCAGAAAGCCGGAAGACAGGATGCCTGGGCAGCTTTTATCCCGATCTACAATATTATCGTATTGCTAGATATTGTCAAGAAACCCATATGGTGGATTATCCTGTTTTTAATTCCTCTTGTTAATATTTACGCATCATGGGTTGTTAATGACAGATTGGCGAAAGGGTTTGGGAAAGAAACTCCGGTTTATACTATTCTTTTATTCTTCTTCGGTTTTATTTTTATACCAGTTCTTGCTTTAAGCAGTGATAAGTACGATAGTAACAGAATTCCAAATGACCAGTAA
- a CDS encoding diacylglycerol/lipid kinase family protein — MLPDLEAFFIFAVMERVAFIINPFSAKKNYQPFLDELKKKVSNPLYYISESIPGTDDFIRENFDRVDIFVAIGGDGTISTVARNLINTDKILAIFPAGSGNGFSNETKFSKNLDELLEKIKAKASRKIDTFTVNDRLSINVSGTGFDGKVVKEFEKTSRGFKNYIKVSLKTFFNYKPIKVKFFDEAYQQYNGRYLMLNVANTRQFGNNAYIAPNASKSDGLVDMVLVKKFPLTYSALFAFRMFTKRLKDDEYVTYLPVSEISFKVNTKNWHLDGEFNKIKSPVHVKVQPASLNILT; from the coding sequence ATGCTTCCGGATCTGGAAGCATTTTTTATTTTTGCGGTAATGGAAAGAGTAGCTTTTATCATTAATCCTTTTTCGGCCAAAAAAAACTATCAGCCGTTTCTTGATGAACTCAAAAAAAAGGTCAGTAATCCTTTGTACTATATCTCCGAATCTATTCCGGGGACAGATGATTTTATCAGGGAAAATTTTGACCGTGTTGATATCTTTGTCGCTATCGGAGGGGATGGAACCATTTCCACAGTGGCAAGAAATCTTATCAATACAGATAAAATCCTGGCTATCTTTCCGGCAGGATCCGGAAATGGCTTTTCCAATGAGACTAAATTCAGCAAAAATCTGGACGAGCTTTTAGAAAAAATCAAAGCCAAAGCATCCAGGAAGATTGATACTTTTACCGTTAATGACAGGCTTTCTATCAACGTTTCAGGAACAGGTTTTGATGGTAAAGTTGTTAAAGAATTCGAAAAAACCAGCCGTGGATTCAAAAATTATATCAAAGTTTCCCTGAAAACATTCTTCAATTACAAACCTATCAAGGTAAAGTTTTTTGATGAAGCCTATCAACAGTACAATGGGCGCTACCTTATGCTGAATGTAGCCAACACACGCCAGTTTGGAAACAACGCTTATATTGCTCCCAATGCAAGTAAAAGTGACGGTTTGGTAGATATGGTCCTGGTGAAAAAATTTCCGCTCACATATTCAGCTCTTTTTGCTTTCAGAATGTTTACCAAAAGGCTGAAGGATGATGAATATGTAACCTATCTTCCCGTTTCAGAAATTTCATTTAAAGTAAATACCAAAAACTGGCATCTTGATGGTGAGTTTAATAAAATAAAATCGCCCGTACATGTAAAAGTACAGCCAGCGAGCCTGAATATCCTGACCTGA
- a CDS encoding DUF3857 domain-containing protein, giving the protein MMKILVLGALSIASLYYAQTYPVSAIPENLKKNADVVIRKDLTTVQINKIDEIKYQYNTVTTVLNKDGDSKAHIYIPYQKGDNISEVKVTIYDESGKKVKSFSKSDFGDFANNTQGVFYSDNRILALPYTSAYYPYTIDFSYQITDENTIFIPDFVPFSSPNISLEEAQFKIINKSGIDLKTKTYPSKYNYTAVIAADNGNEKTYSYKNVPAIDDIQMLPQPEKILPKVSFTLAKFNLEGKQGALNNWTDFGTWYYSNLVEPVSVSTPAIKAEVAALKLEGSTEEKVKKLYQYMQSKTRYIFVGLGIGGWLPMPPDEVNKKGYGDCKGLTNYMKTLLNEAGIPSNYCVITSGSSDISFDPDFPSMGGNHAILMVPTEKGNIWLENTSQQVAFNHLSYNTTDRNVLAVTKKGIELINTPTYTAEQNREKQTVKIHLTEDNSINGEIQFAYTGSQYDNNLVYAYLSPKERIEAMKKAFDVLNFEKVDMKDFINDKDNGMIKFNVDFKANNYSKTTGTNLIFRAVPVFSNNFYKSDENRELPFEIGQSFQDEYEIDFIIPKNYKIDEVPENVTINSEFGTYKLNIVKNGESVKVTRFIKINKGIFPKEKYNEYVSFRKKTLNMDNSKILLTKI; this is encoded by the coding sequence ATGATGAAAATATTAGTTTTAGGAGCGCTTTCTATAGCCTCCTTATATTATGCACAAACTTATCCTGTTTCTGCAATTCCTGAAAACCTGAAGAAAAATGCAGATGTTGTAATAAGGAAAGATCTTACAACCGTTCAGATCAATAAGATTGACGAAATTAAATATCAGTATAATACAGTAACTACTGTTTTAAATAAAGACGGTGACTCTAAAGCCCATATTTATATTCCCTATCAGAAAGGAGATAATATTTCCGAAGTAAAAGTGACTATTTATGATGAGTCCGGGAAGAAAGTAAAGAGTTTTTCGAAATCAGATTTCGGAGACTTTGCCAATAATACTCAGGGTGTATTTTATTCGGATAACAGGATTTTAGCTTTACCGTATACTTCGGCCTATTATCCATATACCATTGATTTTTCCTACCAGATCACAGATGAGAATACTATTTTCATTCCCGATTTTGTACCCTTTTCCTCTCCGAATATCTCTCTTGAAGAAGCCCAGTTCAAAATAATCAATAAATCAGGAATTGATCTTAAGACCAAAACCTATCCCTCAAAATACAATTATACCGCAGTAATTGCAGCTGATAATGGTAATGAAAAAACTTATTCCTATAAAAATGTTCCGGCAATAGATGATATACAGATGCTGCCCCAGCCTGAAAAAATATTGCCTAAAGTAAGCTTTACTTTAGCTAAATTCAATCTGGAAGGTAAACAGGGAGCTTTGAATAACTGGACAGATTTCGGAACCTGGTATTATAGTAATCTTGTAGAGCCTGTTTCTGTATCTACTCCTGCCATTAAAGCTGAGGTAGCTGCATTGAAATTAGAAGGTTCCACAGAGGAAAAAGTGAAAAAACTTTACCAGTATATGCAGTCCAAAACAAGATACATATTTGTAGGACTGGGAATTGGCGGCTGGCTTCCGATGCCTCCCGATGAGGTAAACAAAAAAGGATATGGAGACTGTAAAGGGCTTACCAATTATATGAAGACATTATTGAACGAAGCGGGAATTCCATCTAATTACTGTGTTATTACTTCAGGTTCATCCGATATTTCTTTTGATCCCGACTTTCCATCTATGGGAGGAAATCATGCGATTTTGATGGTTCCTACGGAAAAAGGGAATATCTGGCTGGAAAACACATCCCAACAGGTTGCTTTTAACCATTTGAGCTACAATACTACAGACAGAAATGTTCTTGCCGTAACCAAAAAAGGGATAGAACTTATCAATACACCAACATATACAGCTGAACAGAATAGGGAAAAACAGACTGTTAAAATTCACCTTACGGAAGACAACAGTATCAATGGCGAAATTCAGTTTGCTTATACCGGAAGTCAGTATGATAATAATCTGGTCTATGCTTATTTATCACCAAAAGAAAGAATTGAAGCTATGAAAAAGGCATTTGACGTTCTGAATTTTGAAAAGGTGGATATGAAAGATTTCATTAATGACAAAGATAATGGAATGATAAAATTCAATGTGGATTTTAAAGCTAATAACTATTCCAAAACTACAGGAACAAATTTGATTTTCAGAGCCGTGCCTGTTTTCTCGAATAATTTTTATAAATCAGATGAGAACAGAGAACTTCCTTTTGAGATAGGGCAGTCTTTCCAGGATGAATACGAAATTGATTTTATCATTCCAAAAAATTATAAAATTGATGAAGTTCCGGAAAATGTAACCATCAATTCTGAATTTGGAACCTACAAACTGAATATTGTAAAAAACGGTGAATCTGTAAAAGTTACACGATTCATTAAAATTAACAAAGGAATATTTCCAAAAGAAAAATATAATGAATACGTAAGTTTCAGGAAAAAGACCCTGAATATGGATAATTCAAAAATATTACTGACTAAAATTTAA